One Equus caballus isolate H_3958 breed thoroughbred chromosome 8, TB-T2T, whole genome shotgun sequence genomic window, CTGACAAGGACTGTCCTGAAGGGGAGGCTGGGATGCACAGCCACGGTAACTGTGGGCCCCGTCTTCCAGCGCCAGCACTGGGATGGTGTTCAGGGGGCCGGGCTGGGACCCTGGGTGTCTCCCTTATGCAGACCCAGTGATGGCTCTGCGTCTCTTCTTTCTGCCAGCAGCCCCCTGCCCACTCTCTTCCCAGGCCCTTTGGAGACTGGAGGCCTGGAGTTTGTCTCATGTTTTCAAGGCACAAAAATGGGCCAGTGTGTGGTGTTCAATGGGACCCACAGGACCTGTGAGATGTGGGGCTGGTGCCCCGTGGAGAATGACACTGTGCCTGTGTAAGTGTCCCCGACACCCAGGCCAGAGTCCCAGGACAGCAGAGCCTGTCCCTTACCTCCTCCCACCTGCAGGAAGCCCCTGCTGGTCCAGGCTGAGAACTTCACGCTGTTCATCAAAAACAGTCACCTTCAGCAAGTTCAACTTCTCCAAGTGAGCATGGTGGGTCCTGCCTGGCCCGACCCCCCTGCCAGCCCCACTTCCCTCAGGTCCAATGCCTTGGAGACCTGGGACACCACCTATTTCAAGCTCTGTTGCTGTTGCCCACACTTCAGCCCCTACTGCCCTGTGTTCTGCATGGGGGACCTTGTGACCATGCCAGGAGGGGTCTTTGAGGACCTGGCTTTGCTGGTGGGTCCGTGGGGGCAGGGTtctgggaggctgggggagagggtcTGGGGCCCGCGTGCTGGTGGAGCAGTGATGCGCTGTGTGCAGGGCGGTGCTGTGGCATCCACGTCCGCTGGGCTTGTGACCTGGACACCAGGGGCTCCAACTGCCGGCCCCATGACTCCTTCCAGCTGCAGGAGAGCAGCTCCAACTTCAGGTGTGGCCCCACTGCCCGCCCGCTGCTCCTCAGCCAGGTCCTCCCCCACCTGTCCTCCTGTGGTGGCCGGGACAGACCACAGCCTGGCCCATCCCTCTGGACGCTCTGCTGTGTGTGAGGGGGTCCCAGGGCAGGAGGGGTCTCAGCTCCAGGTCCCCAGCACAGGCTCCATCCAGCCTCCCTCCTGAGCCCTTTGGCCTCCACCCCATCTGTCCCCACACCCTGCTGCAGCTGggacccctcaccccagcccctcctccactccgCCCTGCCTCCAGCACCTCCCTCCACGGCACAGGGGCTTTCTTGTTACTTTTCCCTTAAGGTTTtatctaaaaaattttttaaatccatagAAAACTCCTAAGATTAGTGCCATGAAAATCCATATAGCCTTCATCTGGATTCtctggggtgtttttttttttttttccatttgcctcatttgctttctctctccaactCCAGACAGAGCCAGATCTCTTTAGATGGATTTCACAGAAGCCATTGGAAAATAAGTGGCAGATATCTAGACACTCACCCCTCTCAACGCTGTCCTGAGAATGAGGACCTTCCCCAGGTGACCACTGTCCTCTTGTCACACTCAGGAAATTTGACATTGGCAGAAGAAATCCAACGTTTAAATTTCCCCAGCTGTGCCAATAATAGAcctaaatctttttattttccaatccAGGATGCACTCAACGCTCTTGCGTTGCATGTATTGTCATGTCTTTGAGTCTCCCAAGCAGAACCAccatccctctgcctcctcatGTCACCTCATCACCCTCACGCAGATGTGCACACAGCCACCAGCCCTGGAAGTGATGCCCTGTGACACTGCCCACTGGGCCCTGCCTGGCCTGGCTTCACTGGCCCCCCCAGCCCTGTGCAACCATGTGGGGCTGGACCCACCCACACCCTgctccccttccctctgctctctccccgCCCTCCATCTCTGCCTAGAGCTCCTTCCTGAGCCCTGGGAATCCAGCCTGAGGGGCTCCCGGcaggaagtcttccctggttCCCGGGGGAGAGTGAGTGCCCCTCTCTGGACCCCACAGCCCCGGGatgccccacctcccccaccccgaCTGCTGGTGTCTGTTTAGGGACCTTTCTGTTCCTGTCCCCTCAGCAGGCAGGGAGCTTCTGAGAGGCAGGTCCTAGCTTGCTTTGTCCCCTGTGTCCTCAGCAATGACACAGGTCTGAGACCCTGGACTCAGGCTGGGGTTGGAGTCAATGGAGGGGTAAGATGAGGCCTGTGAGGGCCAGGCCCCCCAGGAGTGGGCAGAGCAGCCACTGGactctctcctgccccaggacagCCGCTCAGTGGGGGGAGGCCTCAGGCCTGGAGGCCCAGAGCCTGCTCAGCACTACGGGATCCGCTTCCACATCCTCGTCACTGGGCAGGtaggggccaggcctgggcaggtggggtgggcaggggtgaggggtgggagagggtgaCAGCCACAGGCAGAGAGGCTCAGCCCAGGTCTCTCTCAGGCAGGGAAGTTCGGGCTCATCCCCACAACCCTCACTCTGGGCACTGGAGCGGCTTGGCTGCGTGTGGCGAGTCTGGCCAAGGTGGCTCCCTCTGGCTGCCAGCAAGCACGTGCCCCCTGAGTGCCCCCTGAGCCCCTGTGCTGACACTGAGTCTCAGATGAGGGCTGTGGAGGTGGTGGGATGGCAGTTTGGGGGCCGGGCCATGGATCTGCCCTGCCACTCCCAAATCACCCCCTTCTGTGACCTGCTGCTGTTGTACATGGATGGAGAAGCCCATTTCTACTGGAGGACCAAGCATGAGGAGGGGGCTGCGGGCCTGCCTGACCCTGGGCTACACTTTGGAGTCCCGACCTGctgtcctcatctgcagacaaaGGCCCCAAAGGGAACTGCCAACCCTGAGCAGACAGGTagcttccccacccccacatctGGCTGCCCAGGTGCCTTAGAGGGGGCCCAGCACCTGcccccactgctgctgctgggagCTGGACGTCGTCACCAGGGTGGGCCTGGCACACACTCACTGGCCCATTCCTGAGGCCTGTAGCCTTTCTCTGCTGGTTGGGGGTTGAGGGTTGAGGGTTGGGGGCTGGGAAGGGTGGTGGCCCCAAATTTGCTCCTTTATGGCTGAAGCCCCGGCAGgaccagggcaggggtggggggagaattCCACCCTTCAGCTCCCAGACAGACTGTCCCTCCCTGAGCTCCAGCCTCggcaggcaggtgctgcctgggGACCACAGAAGCCAGTTTTGTGTAGAGACTGCAGGGAACATGATGCAGGGCGCTGGTCCAGTGGGGCtccggctggggctggggctgcggcTGCAGACGCTCTCCCAGGCTCCGTCTCCAGTGTTCCCAGCAGCTCCCCGCTCACCAGCTGTCCACCACACTGGCTGTGGTCACCTCCggccctgcctggctcccagccctcctCCGCCTGCTGGCACCCCCTCACAGGGAGAGCCCCTGCCCTCTCAGCTGCCCCACACTGGGGTCTGTGCAGCCAGAGTCCAAggccagggagaaggcagcctgaCAGGAGGAGTGTGGCAGCTGCTCTGTGCTGGGTTCCCAGGGCAGAacccctcccagctctgggcctcATCCATGGAGTGAGGAGTGTAGTGGGCAGATGCTCCGAGCCCCTAGGGCCCCAGACAAGGCACAGGCACCTCTGCTCAGCTGATGAGCACCAGCCCCTTCCTGGTGGCAGCCCTCTGGCTGTGGAGGGCTgggatgggggggaggggctgagtTGGTGGGCATGGGGTCCTTTGGGACCTTCTATATGTCTCCTTGGTAACCCCCAGCCCAACACCCCAGAACCTGCTCACTGGGCTTCTGGGAGCCATGGGGTGGGGAGGCTGTATCTCTGGACACATGTGTCActgctgcccaaggtcacactgagAATGTGTCTGGGCAGCTGCCCACCCAGCCTGAGGCAACTGCACGAGGACCACACTCTGACCAAGACCCCACGTAGAgcccaggggctggagagaatgTCCCTAACAGAGGACACGGAGGCCCCAGCAGGCTGGCCTGTTCAGGTTCTGGAATTCCCCTGGGGGCCTGAGTCCTGCCTGCTGGAGAATTTCCCCGTGTCCTGCACCCACAGTCAGGAGGGGAAGGACGAGGCTGCAGGAGCCAAGCCCTCTCTGGGTCCCAGTGAGGGGCAGGGTTCAGGGTACCCACCCCAGGGAGACAAGGGGCTGCCTCCTCTTTGGTCCCTGGTGAGCAGGGCCATGCTGGCAGCTTGCTCGTGGAGTGCCatgggccaggctggggaggggaggcctgGGGCTCAGGCTGGGCAGGATCTGGAATCATCTGGTACCTGGAGCCTCAGCAAAGCCTTGGGGTCCCTGCTGCCTCTCACCCCCAGGGCAGTGTCCATGGGAGGCGGGGTCAGAAGGGCCGGGGAGAGAGATCACGGCCCTGAGGCCTGGTTATTGGAGTGGGGTCATGTGTCCTTGCTTGTCCTTGGGGCCCAGAGAAAGTGATGTTGAGGCTGCAGAGAGTGGAGGAGTAAAGCTGCCAAAGCCAGTGGCTTCCTGTGTGGTCCTCACAGGCAGGAACAGGGATGGGGAGGTGTCTATGGTAGATGGAGCATGGCCTTGGGGAGGCCACAGGGGGTGCAGCGTGGGCCTGGGGATCCCCAAGCATGAGGCCCCAACACCACAGGTGGGCTGAAGTTACCTGGAGCAGGCCCAGGTGCTTGTGCACCCACCTGCCCGCGTGTGTCCCATCCCGAGCCTTTGTCACAAAGCCCTGAGGGGGCGGCAGGGAGAGAGGCAGCTGGAAGCTgcaggcagccctgggctgggaaaCAGCTGCTGCCTCAGTCTGCACGTGGGTGCACGCCCAGCAGACCGTGTgggctgtgtgtgcctgtgcgtgTGCCCAGGCAGGGGGCCTCTCCATCCGGGGCAGGCCTCAGGATTGCCCTGCTCTCTGGGAGCCCTGAGAAACCGAGGGGACCCTGGAACTGCACTGCCCTTTCTAGGTGACCACCTTGGGATCCAGGCTCTGCTCTCAGCATCCATCTCCAAGAGGACATGTGGGGAACCTGGAAGGGAGCTTAGCCCTGTCCTGTCATggacctctctctctgtctggtgTGTGTAGCACCCCTCTGAGCTTGGCAGAGGGGACTGGCCTGAGGGCAGGACACAGGGACCAAGGCCTGGCTGTGTCCCTGACTCAAGACTGTCCCAGGGCTGGCACCTCCCCCTTACAGAACCTCTGCACCTTTGCTGTGGATTGGGGACAACTGTCTCTTTTCCTGGGGCAGGTGAGGAGTCAGTGCCACAAAGAACTCCACAGTAGACATGGAGATGGGCCACATGGCTGAGCAGTTATTATTGTGGATCCTTGGGGTTTGGGCCTCTTCCCTGCCCGCCCTACTCCACCTGCCCAGGTAGCTGGACTTGGTCATAAACTGGAGGATGCTGGGCAGAGTTCACCACAGCAGCCCTGGCCATAGCCCACTCCCAAAGACTCGAAGCTCAGCACCTGGGCTGAGGTCCTAAGGTCCTGAGGATGCCCCAGCATGGGCAGGTCTGCAAACCCAAGCTGCCCTGGATAGAGGGGCTGGCAGCTCCTTTGGCCTCTGAGGAGGTGGGGGACAGCAGGCAGGCCCCAGTTGTCCTCATGGACTAGAGGGCTGCTCTGTGTGGCTGGGCTCCTGCGCTGGTGTCTGGCTagggggctgcagggctggcACCATCTCCTCCAGGCTGCCGAGTGGGACAGCCAACCCTGGCCGTTTCCGCTGGTTCTCCTTGCTGTGCCAGATGCCGTAGCCAAAATACACTGCGAGTCCTGAAAGGGTGGCATAAGCCTGAAGAGTAGGTCCCAGCCCTGCTTCCCTGCttgccctcctcctgcagccccctGGGGTCCCAGCCTGGCCCCCACTCACCGAGAAGCAGACAGATGGACAAGCCCAGCCAGGTCAGGTAGCTCAGGTGCAGCATGAGGAAGACGTTGAGGAGGATGCTCAGGGCGGGAGTCAGGGGCACCATGGGAACCTGAGGGGacaagggcagggctgggctgggccgcAGGGAAGGgctgctggcccagggcctgtTTTCTCGGGAGTCCACAGAGCCTTCCTCTGCCTCTGGAGATTCCAGAGACAAGGGCCCACCCGCCATGCAGAGAGAGGGGGCTGGGGTACTGGCCTCCCCCACCCTGCGGCCCTGGTGCATCCTGCCAcggcagaggaggaaggggcgaAGGGAGCTGGCTGGGCTGAGCGCGGTGGGCGCTGGCTGGAGGAAGTACCTGAAAGGTGTCCTGCCGGCGCTGTTGCTGGTGGGCCCCCAGGACGAGGAGACTGAGCAGAAACGTGGCGGAgctgagcaggagcagcagggtgTAGCCCCAGGGCGGGAGGTTCAGGGCCGAGTCCCCAAAGACCAGCACGCAGTCCAGGGTGATGGCCGAGCCCACCAGGACACCGAGGGCCCAAGCCACAGCGGCTCCGGGTCTGCACCCACCCAGGAAGCGGAGGTAGGGCCTCAGGGCTGATCGCAGCTGCCCGGGCTCAGGTGAAGCCTGCTCTGTGCCCTCAGGGCTGTCTGGGTCCTGAGAACCGGATGGGGCCTTTCGGAAGCGTATAATGATAATGCTGGTGGGCAAAACAGTACATTCCAGCAGCGTCCCAATGGAGAGGAAGTGTACCAGTGCCTTGAAGTCCAGCAGCAGTGCCAGGAAAGCCATGAGGACCCCAAGCACCATGATGCCCACCACAGGCACCTGGGTCCGGGGGTGCACATGGGCAAACACCTGGAATAAGAGCCCGTCGGCAGCCATGGCACAGACCATGCGTTGCAAGAACAAGAAGATGTTGAGCAGGACAGTGTTGATGGCTGCGGCAGAGGTTGGAGAGACATCAGCATGGTGGACAGGGCCACCTGGGGCTACAGCTGAGGCCAGGGCATGGGTAGCCCCTTGGGATCATGGGCATGAGTTTGCCTGGGCTCTCAGAGTGAGGCCGAGTGTATGTGGTTGCTGGATTGTTCCCCCTCACCACCCAGGAAGGGGACAGCCCAGTTTCAGTAACAGGCTCACTGGAGAATCTGAGGGCTAaatccctctgcctggaaggaagCACATGCCCAGAACTGACATTCTGTGTAGAACTGGGAGGGGTGGTGAGTAGGTCCCTCCCACAAGCCTGGGTGGAGAGTCTAATCATTAGCACCTTCCTGGGCCCAGGATGCAACTGGGAGCACAGGCCCAGAGGAGACGTGTTCCCTGGAGGCTTAGGGCAGGGCCCCACCACCCTGTTCCCTCCCACCTTGTCCAGAAGGGCCCCTTACCGCAGATGGAGCCAGCCGCCACAATGAAGCCCGCCCAGCTATAGCCCCGCTGGTGGAAGGCATCAGCGAGTGCCCAGTAAGGGTCCAGGCTGTGCCAGGGCACCATGAGGGTGAGGACTGTGGAGACCAGGATGTAGGTGCCAGCCACCAGGACAAGAGAGATGGCAGTGGCCTTAAGCACTGCTCGCTTTGGGTTCCGGGCCTCAACACTGGAGGCAGCAATAGCGCCAAAGCCCACAAAGGCATAGAAGCAGATGGCGGCACCAGTCATGATGCCAGTGAAACCAAAGGGCGCAAAGCCGCCCTCCTCAGCGCTCCAGTTGTGCGGGCGGGCCAGGACAAACCCCAGGATGATGATGAAGAGGATGATGACAAGGCTGATGGCAGAGAAGGTGTGATTGACCCAAGAAGAGATGCGGACTCCAGAGGAGACGTATCCAGAAGCAACAAGTATGATGACAGCAGCCAAGAAGTCTGGGTACTGGGCCAGGAAGGGCACCTGCCAGATGCCGACATGGGCCTCAGTGAAGCTGCGGATGTTGTGGCTGAAGATGGCGTCTAGGTTGTGGCTCCAGGAGCGGGCCATGGCAGCTCCACTGATGAGACACTGGAGAAGCACAATCCAGCCAACGAGGAAGGCCCACAGCTCACCCATGGACACATAGGTGCAGAGGTAGGGAGAGTCCGTGCAGGGCACACGTGCCTCAAACTCCACGTAACACAAGGCTGCCAGCAGGGAGGCCACGGCAGCCACGCTGAAGGACACAATCACTGCAGGGCCAGCCATCTCCTGAGCCACAGTTCCCATGAGCACATAGAGGCCCACGCCCACCGTGGCACCCACACCCAGCAGGGTCAGTTCCAGCGTGGTCAGGTGGCGCCGCAGCGACTTCTCCATGGTGGGCTCCTCCAGTGTCTTCAGCCGGTTCAGCTTCTGGCAAAAGTGCGCCAGTCTGGCGGTGCTGGGCAGTCCCCGGGCCATGGTTGACAGCTGAGAGGAGCACCAAGCCAGCTGCCGGCACCTATGAGGGTGAGAGGGGAGTGAcagtctgccctgggtcctgACCACCCTTCAGTCCATGTTCTGACCCTGCCCTGGGGACCCAAGCCTGGAACCACTGGCAGCTGCAGGGCTGGATGAGGCAGGCTCAGGGCCTGGcagcagggagggcaggaggccacAGGGAAGCATGGGGATACCTTCAGCTTGCCTCctgggcagagagggagccttgtcATGCTCCATCCCAGCATGCCTGAGCGGGGCCCTGAGGGTGGAGAGGGGGCAGCCCCAGGAGGTCCAGCTAGGAACCGCTCCAGTGCTCTGGGATCTGAGAGCAGGGTGGAAACCCGAGGATTCCCCAgagctgggccaggccccaggaaTGGGAACAGGAGCGACTCTGTGTCCCTGGCTGTAACCCAGGTGGCCAACATGCCTCAAACTGCCACGTTCATACCCCAACCCCTGCCACTCCAGGCTGCTGTATCTGTGCACCCTGCTGGCAGTGGGGGAGCATTGGGCCCTGAGTCTGATGCCAAGGCCCGGCACCCCATCCCCACACCCTGACATCCCCATGCTGTGTCACTGCCAGAGCCACTTTCACCATGACCCTGTCTCCAGGCACCCTAGCCATGGCCTTCTGTCTGGAGGGACTTGCTGCGACTCATCTGCTGTCCCCATCACTGTCCCTCAGTGTGCagagcccaccccacccctgggccAAATCCAGCACTGGGCCCGGCCTCACAGTCATACATGCCCTCAGCCCACCCTGCCCACATCTCACACGGTCAAGACCAGTGCTCCCCAGGTTCTAGGGAAGCCCTGTGACTGTGCCCggttcacagatgaggaaatccagGCCTCCAGGTAAGCGACTAGCCCAGGTCACCAGGTGGCCTCAGGAGGCAGGTGGAGGCTAAGGTCCAGGTCTGGGTGGGGTCTGGAGCCCACCCGCTTTCCACTGCTGCAGACGTCCTCCTTGATCCCTCATCCCAACACACAGACTCCACCAGCTTGGGCACCATCCAGGCCCCTCGACCCTGGGAGGTGTGGGGGCTGCGGGAGTCAGGCAAGACGCTGGTAAGATGAGGGTCTGAATGTGGCTGAGAGGCCCTGGGCAGTCCCTGACCTCTGGCACAATGGGATGGCAGTAGGCCACCCTCACCCACTGACAAGGGAGCGCCCGGCTGTGGGGAGTGTTCTGTGAATTGGCAGAACTCATGCTGGCTGTTCTGAGCTTCCAGCTACAGACAGTGTCCTGAAAGGAGGCAAGCAGACCCCTGGGGAccacccccagccctccagcTTGGGTCACCCCTAGGGCCCTTCAGATACCAATGGCACTCCCTCCAAGCCCAGGAGCACCTGTCAAGCCTGGAGGACCCTGGGGGACCCTAACAGCAGCTCCCCACTGTGGATATCTGTGAGAGGAGTCGCGGACTGAGCATCTGCTCCATGCCAGTCCCTGCATCATGGGGACACATCTCATCATGTGACCAACACAACCCTCCCCTCCTGCTTATTTATTCCTGGGCTGAGTGGTCTTTGTCCTTCTGCTCTTCCCACTCCTTTGAAAGTGGAAAGGCTGGTGTGACAGGGTGTGAACTTGTTTACAGCAAAATGAGGACAATCCATCCaagcaaagcaaaaccaaaacagtTGTCCTCTTCCCCCAGAACTCTCTCCATGTTGTCAGGTTTCTATGTGGTTTGTGGGATAGGACGTTAGGGGCACCTGCAGGCTGTCTGGCTCGGGGGCTGGTGACAGGGTGGTGGACTCCCAGGCAAGATGGTGCCACTTGGAGCACTCTGCCTTAGCCAGCCCCTTGCTCCCTTCTGGTATGTGGCTGACATTGTCTTGAGGAGCTTCTCAGATGGGCTCCCACTTCCTGCAGGGGTGACTCCTCCCACACCTTGCTCCTGTGTGGCCTAAACACAACTGAGCAGATGTTCCTTGCTCTGAAACGCCTTCACAGAAACCCAGAAAAGTGCATTTCCAACCAAGAGGCCTGGGCAGTTGTGTAACAGGAGCTCCCCCAAGGCCTGACCGATGGCCACCTGAGAGCTGGTGTGCAGGGTTTCAGAGCACTGACTTTTCATCTACCCAGAGAGGGGCTCTCACCACACCCCTTCACAGGGGCCAACACCCAATGTATACTCGTGGCCAAGCGTGGTCGATGCAGTAAACTGTAAACTTCCAGGGACATGGCTGGGCCAAGTGCTGGACCCCAGTGAGCAAGGCAGTTACACTGAGCAACACATGAAGATGAAGTGAAGAGCAAGCACCAAAAATACAAGACGAAGAGAGAACACTTCACACCTCATCCTACACAGCCAGGAGCACCCTGACACAAAACCCAACAAAGACATCACCAGGAATgaaaccacagaccaatatcatttatgaatatagacacagGATTGCTAGATTGAGTACTAGCAAgtcaaatccagcaacatataaaaaggaccAGAATGAAttcatcccaggaatgcaagattgatttaacatctgaaaatcaatcaatggaaTATGTCATACCAACAGAATacaggacaaaaaccacatgatggtctcaacagacacagaaaaaacaGTCCACAAACCTGGACTAGAAGGGACTACCCTCAAACTGACGAAGACCATCCACGAAAAACCCTCGGCTGCTGTGCTCGGTGGTgagagactgaaagctttccctttgCTCAGGAACATCAGGAGGTCCTCTCACCACTTGTATCCAACATTTTACTGGGGGCTCTGGCCATGGCAATTAGGTGAGAacatgaaataaaaggaatccagattggaaagggagGAGTAAAACTATCTGTAACCACAGATGACAAGATCTTATATTAGAAAACCCCAGAGTCCACACAAAAagtattagaactaataaaccaATTCAGTAAAGGTGCAGGACACAAGAGCAATATACAAAAAACAACTGTATTTTTATACACCTACAATGAACTATCCAgtaatgaaattaagaaaataattctgcctacaaagcatcaaaaaaaatttatgtataaacatatttagagtaagtttaacaaaagaaatgcaagacttgtacactgaccACTACTAAAtgtcattgaaaaaaattaaagaagacctaaataagtggaaagacatcccatgttcatggactggaataCCTAATATTGTCAAGAAGGCGGCACTCCCCAAATTGCTCTGCAGATTCAGTTAAATCCCTATTAAAATCCCAAATGCCTGTTTTGCAGAAATTAtcaagttgatcctaaaattcatgtggagatgcaagggacccagaagagccaaaacaattttgacaaagagcaaagttggaggactcacatgtTCTGATTTCTcgactacaaagctacaggaatcaagacagtgtgttacTGACATAAGGagagacatagatcaatggaatagaattgacagTCCAAAAACAcgggaaaataattttttaaaatttatgaccaatttaaaattatggccaatagattttttaaa contains:
- the LOC100054068 gene encoding cationic amino acid transporter 4, whose amino-acid sequence is MARGLPSTARLAHFCQKLNRLKTLEEPTMEKSLRRHLTTLELTLLGVGATVGVGLYVLMGTVAQEMAGPAVIVSFSVAAVASLLAALCYVEFEARVPCTDSPYLCTYVSMGELWAFLVGWIVLLQCLISGAAMARSWSHNLDAIFSHNIRSFTEAHVGIWQVPFLAQYPDFLAAVIILVASGYVSSGVRISSWVNHTFSAISLVIILFIIILGFVLARPHNWSAEEGGFAPFGFTGIMTGAAICFYAFVGFGAIAASSVEARNPKRAVLKATAISLVLVAGTYILVSTVLTLMVPWHSLDPYWALADAFHQRGYSWAGFIVAAGSICAINTVLLNIFLFLQRMVCAMAADGLLFQVFAHVHPRTQVPVVGIMVLGVLMAFLALLLDFKALVHFLSIGTLLECTVLPTSIIIIRFRKAPSGSQDPDSPEGTEQASPEPGQLRSALRPYLRFLGGCRPGAAVAWALGVLVGSAITLDCVLVFGDSALNLPPWGYTLLLLLSSATFLLSLLVLGAHQQQRRQDTFQVPMVPLTPALSILLNVFLMLHLSYLTWLGLSICLLLGLAVYFGYGIWHSKENQRKRPGLAVPLGSLEEMVPALQPPSQTPAQEPSHTEQPSSP